The Salmonella enterica subsp. houtenae serovar Houten genome has a segment encoding these proteins:
- the yfcZ gene encoding putative cytoplasmic protein: protein MSKCSADETPVCCCMDVGTIMDNSDCTASYSRVFATRAEAEETLAALTEKARSVESEPCQITPTFTEESEGVRLDIDFVFACEAETLIFQLGLR, encoded by the coding sequence ATGAGTAAATGCAGTGCTGATGAAACCCCGGTTTGCTGCTGTATGGACGTTGGAACCATCATGGACAACTCCGATTGCACCGCGTCATACAGCCGCGTATTCGCTACCCGCGCAGAGGCTGAAGAGACGCTGGCGGCGTTAACCGAAAAAGCGCGTAGCGTGGAGTCTGAACCTTGCCAAATTACGCCAACCTTTACCGAGGAATCCGAAGGCGTTCGTCTGGATATTGATTTTGTTTTCGCCTGCGAAGCAGAAACGCTGATCTTCCAGCTCGGCCTGCGTTAA
- the fadI gene encoding 3-ketoacyl-CoA thiolase produces MRQALPLVTRQGDRIAIVSGLRTPFARQATAFHGIPAVDLGKMVVGELLARSEIPADAIEQLVFGQVVQMPEAPNIAREIVLGTGMNVHTDAYSVSRACATSFQAVANVAESLMAGTIRAGIAGGADSSSVLPIGVSKALARVLVDVNKARTTRQRLALFSRLRLRDLLPVPPAVAEYSTGLRMGDTAEQMAKTYGITREQQDALAHRSHQRAAQAWAEGKLAEEVMTTYAPPYKNPFSEDNNIRGNSTLADYAKLRPAFDRKHGSVTAANSTPLTDGAAAVILMTESRAKELGLTPLGYLRSYAFTAIDVWQDMLLGPAWSTPLALERAGLTMADLTLFDMHEAFAAQTLANLQLLGSERFAREVLGRAQATGEVDDAKFNVLGGSIAYGHPFAATGARMITQTLYELRRRGGGFGLVTACAAGGLGAAMVLEAE; encoded by the coding sequence ATGCGTCAGGCTTTACCGTTGGTCACCCGTCAGGGCGATCGCATTGCTATTGTCAGTGGGTTGCGAACCCCCTTCGCTCGTCAGGCCACTGCATTTCATGGTATTCCCGCTGTTGATCTCGGCAAGATGGTGGTTGGCGAGCTGCTGGCGCGCAGTGAAATTCCAGCCGATGCCATTGAGCAACTGGTTTTTGGTCAGGTGGTACAAATGCCGGAAGCGCCCAACATTGCGCGCGAAATTGTGTTGGGTACGGGGATGAATGTTCATACTGATGCCTATAGCGTAAGCCGCGCCTGTGCCACCAGTTTTCAGGCGGTAGCGAATGTGGCGGAAAGTCTGATGGCCGGCACGATACGCGCGGGTATCGCTGGCGGCGCAGATTCGTCGTCGGTACTGCCAATAGGCGTGAGTAAAGCCCTGGCGCGGGTACTGGTGGATGTCAATAAAGCTCGTACGACCCGCCAACGGCTGGCGCTTTTTTCTCGTCTGCGCTTACGCGATCTGCTGCCCGTTCCTCCCGCCGTTGCTGAGTATTCCACTGGTCTGCGCATGGGCGATACCGCCGAACAGATGGCGAAAACGTATGGTATTACGCGTGAGCAGCAGGACGCGCTGGCGCATCGTTCGCATCAGCGCGCCGCGCAGGCATGGGCGGAAGGCAAACTGGCGGAAGAGGTGATGACGACCTATGCGCCGCCGTATAAAAATCCCTTTTCAGAAGACAACAACATTCGCGGCAACTCCACGCTGGCGGACTACGCCAAACTGCGCCCCGCTTTTGACAGAAAACATGGTTCCGTGACCGCCGCCAATAGTACACCGCTAACCGACGGCGCCGCCGCCGTTATCCTGATGACCGAATCCCGCGCTAAAGAGCTGGGGCTTACTCCCCTGGGCTATCTGCGTAGCTACGCGTTTACCGCTATTGATGTCTGGCAGGACATGCTATTGGGGCCGGCCTGGTCAACGCCGCTGGCGCTGGAGCGGGCCGGACTGACGATGGCCGATCTGACGCTTTTTGACATGCATGAAGCGTTTGCCGCCCAGACCCTGGCGAATTTACAACTACTGGGCAGCGAACGATTTGCCCGCGAGGTGCTTGGTCGTGCGCAGGCGACAGGAGAGGTGGATGACGCTAAATTCAACGTGCTCGGCGGCTCAATCGCCTACGGGCATCCTTTTGCCGCAACGGGCGCGCGGATGATAACCCAAACGTTGTATGAATTACGGCGTCGGGGCGGAGGCTTCGGCCTGGTCACGGCCTGCGCGGCTGGCGGTCTTGGCGCGGCTATGGTTCTGGAGGCGGAATAA